A single window of Malus sylvestris chromosome 5, drMalSylv7.2, whole genome shotgun sequence DNA harbors:
- the LOC126623591 gene encoding uncharacterized protein LOC126623591, with protein sequence MEKELPIDKITNRRVSIFTPGWEISVGVKTTDLSQLILKEWKKKKHEQWRMKKAVEELKPSTTPCIIRIWNKVQQIRKKINSDQTTFLNTFYKHHTRRKVQRLKYKIKYSKSIWSKSIAIRKLSKLKINHENLKHQVQANGWQAWL encoded by the exons ATGGAGAAGGAACTACCTATTGATAAGATCACAAACAGACGTGTCTCTATTTTTACACCTGGGTGGGAGATATCTGTCGGAGTAAAAACTACTGATCTAAGCCAACTGATTCTCAAAGAgtggaaaaaaaagaagcatgAGCA GTGGCGCATGAAAAAGGCTGTAGAAGAATTAAAACCTTCAACAACTCCTTGCATCATACGAATTTGGAATAAAGTCCAACAAATTAG GAAAAAGATTAATAGTGACCAAACAACTTTTCTAAATACG TTTTACAAGCATCACACCCGTCGCAAAGTACAAAGGTTGAAGTACAAGATTAAG TATTCTAAAAGTATCTGGAGTAAAAGTATTGCCATCAGAAAATTGTCAAAGTTAAAG ATTAACCATGAAAATCTAAAGCACCAAGTGCAAGCAAATGGGTGGCAAGCATGGCTTTGA